The Sporosarcina sp. Marseille-Q4943 genome includes the window AAATGACAATTGATCTATCAGGAACTGCCTATGTAAAGAAAACAGAAGACGGCACTTGGAAGATTTATAACATTGTCTATGATGATGAGGACTATGAGGATACGCTAACCGAAACTATGGCAGGTAATTAACCTAAAAAAGATTCCCCACTCTACTTTAATGAGGCGGGAATCTTTTTTTGATGTAGATATAAAACTTCCTACACGGAAAGGTTCTACTCGACAAATACATACGACTGAAAATGTCGGTATTTCCCGGGCAATGGAGTTTTCTGTCGTAACCTGTTTCAATCACTCACGCATTCGAAAATCTGCTTCAATCCGTTCTTTCCAGTTTTCCTCTATTTTATTATGCGTCCGCAAGGAACTGATTGTTTCACTGATCACATCGTAGTTCAACTGCGTTCCATCACTGTCTGCAAAATAGTTTGTAGCCCGATCCTCTTCAATTCCGAAGAGATTTGCAGTGGAAATGGCATCAATGTTCGCACCGAGAAATAAAAATTCCCATCCATAATTACTCTTTTGATGCTCAATCATGTTGCGTACTTTTTCATAGGTGAATTCCCGACTGGCATTTTCCATGCCATCCGTCGTAATGACGACCATTACATTTTCCGCACGTTCCTC containing:
- a CDS encoding vWA domain-containing protein — protein: MKKGLTELVFILDRSGSMSGLESDTIGGYNAMLEKQKKGPGEAVITTVLFDDGYELLHDRITLRSIKPMTDHEYFVRGTTALLDAVGKTIVTLSNAQKRAAEEERAENVMVVITTDGMENASREFTYEKVRNMIEHQKSNYGWEFLFLGANIDAISTANLFGIEEDRATNYFADSDGTQLNYDVISETISSLRTHNKIEENWKERIEADFRMRE